The following are encoded together in the Salvia hispanica cultivar TCC Black 2014 chromosome 6, UniMelb_Shisp_WGS_1.0, whole genome shotgun sequence genome:
- the LOC125194925 gene encoding uncharacterized protein LOC125194925, producing the protein MTPFEALYGYSLSLHVPNLPEDSKDYRQSLIRGKHHKFEPKFFKLYQIMGKIGVVAYMLNLLRSSTIHNVFHVSLLKSAPRPDCHVPDLPPVSHITDDVPQAILERKMVKRRNEAATQWLIHWSGRSPVDALWEFADVIKERIPWFLVLKEP; encoded by the exons ATGACACCGTTCGAAGCATTGTATGGGTATTCTCTCTCGTTGCATGTTCCCAACTTACCGGAGGATTCCAAG GACTATAGGCAATCGTTGATTCGCGGGAAGCACCACAAATTTGAGCCCAAATTCTTCAAGCTGTATCAGATCATGGGCAAGATTGGTGTGGTGGCTTATATGCTCAATCTACTTCGGTCTTCAACCATACACAACGTGTTTCACGTTTCCCTCTTGAAGTCTGCACCCCGGCCTGATTGCCATGTACCCGATTTACCTCCTGTTTCACACATTACAGATGATGTACCTCAAGCTATCTTGGAGAGAAAAATGGTGAAGCGACGTAATGAAGCCGCGACGCAATGGCTGATCCATTGGTCGGGTAGATCTCCAGTGGACGCATTATGGGAGTTTGCCGATGTGATCAAGGAAAGGATCCCTTGGTTCCTTGTGCTCAAGGAACCTTAA